A window of the Leucothrix mucor DSM 2157 genome harbors these coding sequences:
- a CDS encoding DUF11 domain-containing protein: protein MLVSGSVAAKAPAAGTIIKNQATATYKDSAGIQQTATSNLVETVIQQVSAFELTQDLQSRFGIAGQQTTFPHVLTNTGNGEDSFVLSVANLGADNFDFTDITIYADQNQDGIADNLTPITNTGTLAADEAFYFVVKATAPLAQTEAHTAKLTVTGTSEFPGGVTKTNTDTVVITDKAVIEVTKSMSAESGYADTDTYTVTLTYNNPSTTEAKNVTLIDELPDGLVYVAGSGEWSVTGAGTPLTDDGVDSQGTTQTVSYCAYDSACPAGASQVTAVVASVVPGDSGTISFQVKIAAGQNASVLLNTGQFSYNNSDIDIPEQNTNQVPLQVLAQSLVIANASATDSASADDIVDVASAGLGATVAFENVIWNLGNSIDTFDISMDETYVDGMSFPEGTTFALYHSDGFTPLLDTDNSSVVDTGPLDPNTNFVVVLKATLPMTASTGDNSGNGYSITKTATSALDPNVSDSVTDRLGTIVGSSVNLTNVAPLNGDGAKGEGIGPETDAQSKLIIAPGGSGVFVLYVNNTSTIADSFDLTFSSTVTPAYAPGTVPANWRVAFHADAGAGNCSTLGPVISNTATIAGGGNKLVCAKITLPTDTAFSNTEVSIYFRALSALTDAQDIKHDSVYMTADHQLVLEPNHRSQVEPGNSVIYTHQLNNPGNTAFTGITFNSVDSLETEGWTSVLYEDTNDNGKLDADDKPVGTYSLDPSKSMLIFAKVFAPANTPYNTTNITDISASGTTDAGSSVVVPVSVQDMTIVAKSNMKIVKLQAPDINCDGAVDPGKSYGLDAFGAQPGTCVLYQLTATNASAEASHNVRINDSIPEFTGHSKAGNLPSMSIPSGTIIQEPSEGGSGLIIGNAGVVESGESVTLVFGVRID from the coding sequence ATGCTTGTGTCAGGCTCGGTCGCTGCAAAAGCGCCAGCTGCAGGTACCATTATCAAAAACCAGGCGACGGCAACGTATAAAGATTCCGCCGGTATACAACAAACAGCGACGTCTAACTTAGTTGAAACGGTGATCCAGCAGGTTAGTGCGTTTGAGCTGACTCAGGATCTTCAATCCCGATTTGGAATTGCTGGACAACAAACGACATTCCCACACGTGTTGACTAACACGGGTAATGGTGAAGATAGCTTTGTTTTAAGTGTTGCGAACCTTGGCGCTGATAACTTTGACTTCACCGATATCACCATATATGCTGACCAAAATCAGGATGGTATCGCGGATAATCTGACGCCGATTACGAATACAGGAACACTGGCTGCTGATGAGGCATTTTACTTTGTCGTTAAGGCAACCGCGCCATTGGCTCAAACGGAGGCTCACACAGCTAAACTCACTGTAACGGGTACTAGCGAATTTCCAGGTGGTGTAACGAAGACCAATACCGACACGGTTGTCATAACGGATAAAGCCGTTATCGAAGTGACTAAAAGCATGAGTGCTGAGAGTGGTTATGCGGATACCGACACTTATACTGTAACGCTGACTTATAACAACCCAAGCACGACTGAGGCGAAAAATGTAACGCTGATTGATGAATTGCCGGATGGCTTGGTTTATGTTGCAGGTAGTGGTGAATGGAGTGTTACTGGAGCAGGTACGCCGCTAACGGATGATGGGGTTGACTCACAGGGTACAACACAAACGGTTTCTTATTGTGCCTATGATTCAGCCTGTCCAGCAGGTGCGAGTCAGGTGACTGCGGTTGTCGCATCAGTGGTTCCAGGCGATAGCGGAACGATTAGTTTCCAAGTCAAAATTGCTGCCGGGCAGAATGCTTCTGTCTTATTAAACACGGGTCAATTCTCTTACAACAACAGTGACATCGATATTCCCGAGCAGAACACCAACCAAGTTCCATTACAAGTACTCGCTCAATCTTTGGTCATTGCTAATGCTTCAGCGACTGATAGTGCATCAGCAGATGATATTGTAGACGTTGCATCGGCTGGCTTAGGCGCGACAGTTGCATTTGAGAATGTGATTTGGAACTTAGGTAACAGCATTGATACATTTGATATTTCGATGGATGAAACTTATGTAGATGGTATGAGCTTTCCTGAAGGGACAACATTTGCCTTATATCATAGTGATGGTTTTACCCCATTGCTGGATACTGACAACTCCAGTGTTGTGGATACCGGTCCTTTGGATCCGAATACCAACTTTGTTGTGGTACTAAAAGCGACTTTGCCGATGACGGCAAGTACCGGAGATAATAGTGGTAACGGCTACAGCATCACTAAAACGGCTACATCAGCACTTGATCCTAACGTTAGTGACTCGGTCACTGACCGCTTGGGTACCATTGTAGGTAGTAGTGTAAATCTAACTAACGTAGCGCCTTTAAATGGTGATGGTGCTAAAGGTGAAGGGATTGGTCCTGAGACAGATGCACAGAGCAAGCTGATTATTGCGCCAGGTGGCTCAGGTGTATTTGTTTTATATGTAAATAATACGAGTACTATTGCTGATAGCTTTGACCTGACCTTTAGTAGCACAGTAACGCCAGCCTATGCGCCAGGCACCGTACCTGCTAACTGGAGAGTCGCATTCCATGCCGATGCTGGCGCTGGAAACTGCTCTACATTAGGCCCTGTTATCAGCAACACCGCTACGATTGCGGGTGGTGGTAACAAACTAGTCTGTGCAAAAATCACTTTGCCAACAGATACTGCTTTCAGCAATACCGAGGTTAGTATTTACTTCCGGGCGTTATCTGCTTTAACAGACGCTCAGGATATTAAGCATGACAGTGTGTACATGACTGCGGATCATCAGTTGGTTTTAGAGCCAAATCATCGTTCACAGGTAGAGCCGGGCAATAGTGTGATTTACACGCATCAACTCAATAATCCGGGTAATACCGCTTTTACTGGTATCACTTTTAATAGTGTCGACTCACTAGAGACGGAAGGCTGGACTTCAGTACTGTATGAAGATACTAATGATAATGGAAAGCTGGATGCAGACGATAAGCCAGTTGGTACTTATAGCCTTGATCCAAGCAAAAGCATGCTGATATTTGCAAAAGTCTTTGCTCCAGCTAATACGCCGTATAACACAACGAATATTACTGATATCTCTGCTTCTGGCACTACCGATGCAGGTAGCTCAGTTGTTGTGCCGGTAAGCGTTCAGGACATGACGATTGTTGCCAAAAGCAACATGAAAATTGTGAAACTGCAGGCACCAGATATCAATTGTGACGGTGCTGTTGATCCGGGAAAAAGTTATGGTCTTGATGCCTTTGGGGCTCAGCCTGGAACTTGCGTGTTATACCAGTTGACGGCGACCAATGCGAGTGCGGAAGCTTCTCACAACGTTCGGATAAACGACTCAATACCTGAATTTACTGGTCACTCCAAGGCTGGTAATTTACCTAGCATGTCTATACCTAGTGGAACTATTATTCAAGAACCAAGTGAAGGTGGTTCAGGTCTGATTATTGGTAACGCTGGGGTTGTAGAGTCTGGTGAGTCGGTAACACTGGTGTTTGGGGTTCGTATTGATTAA
- a CDS encoding copper chaperone PCu(A)C → MKGLITTALLSACLLSSNAFSADYTVGDLVIKDPYARATAPMAPVAGGFMTITNNGKEADKLIGGKVAFSQLVEVHQMSMDDGVMKMSQVDGGLEIPAGETVELKPGGYHLMFIGLMEQLKPEEQRKGTVIFEKAGELEVEYNIVDITKMMEHSSMDHDKMDHSKMDGSKMADDMKMDHSKMGSDAKEPAAAE, encoded by the coding sequence ATGAAAGGCTTAATTACCACTGCACTTCTGAGCGCTTGTTTATTGAGTAGTAACGCATTTTCAGCGGATTATACCGTCGGCGATCTGGTTATTAAGGACCCTTATGCCCGCGCCACAGCACCAATGGCACCTGTCGCAGGTGGGTTCATGACTATCACCAATAATGGTAAAGAGGCCGATAAGTTAATCGGTGGCAAAGTCGCATTCTCTCAACTGGTAGAAGTTCACCAGATGTCAATGGACGACGGCGTAATGAAGATGAGTCAGGTTGATGGCGGCTTGGAGATTCCGGCTGGCGAAACGGTTGAACTGAAGCCAGGTGGCTATCACCTAATGTTTATTGGCCTAATGGAACAGTTAAAGCCAGAAGAACAGCGTAAGGGCACCGTTATTTTCGAGAAGGCCGGAGAGCTTGAAGTGGAATATAACATAGTCGATATTACCAAAATGATGGAACACTCATCAATGGACCATGACAAAATGGATCACTCCAAAATGGACGGATCTAAGATGGCTGATGATATGAAAATGGATCACTCAAAGATGGGTAGTGATGCGAAAGAGCCAGCTGCAGCTGAGTAA
- a CDS encoding sulfite exporter TauE/SafE family protein has translation MTGFEIIADIWPILLFSLFATGIIAGIMAGLLGVGGGIVIVPVLFWILGLLNFPSDVSMHIAVGTSLAIIIPTSLSSMRAHHKRQNVDWTLVKSWGPAIAMGALTGGIASKYVDGDVLRLVFGVVALLVSVNMFRPHTINIAPKLPDSLSVQRAIGAMIGTLSALMGIGGGTLTVPTMALFNYDMRKAVGTASSFGLVIALPATIGFIWAGLGVENRPPFSLGYVSIIAACLIFPITVLTAPYGAKLAHHMNPVRLKKVFALFLGLTSIRMLWSIWG, from the coding sequence ATGACAGGATTTGAGATCATCGCCGACATTTGGCCAATTTTACTATTCAGCCTGTTCGCTACCGGCATTATTGCTGGAATCATGGCAGGGCTACTGGGAGTTGGCGGCGGCATTGTGATAGTGCCCGTTTTATTCTGGATTCTTGGCTTGCTTAACTTCCCATCTGATGTCTCGATGCACATTGCCGTCGGGACCTCCTTAGCCATTATCATCCCGACCTCCCTCTCATCAATGCGCGCACACCATAAGCGCCAAAATGTAGATTGGACGTTAGTTAAGTCTTGGGGGCCTGCAATTGCCATGGGTGCGCTAACCGGTGGCATTGCCTCGAAATACGTCGATGGTGATGTGTTACGGCTGGTATTTGGGGTGGTTGCCTTGCTAGTTAGTGTCAATATGTTCCGCCCTCATACCATTAATATTGCTCCAAAACTACCCGATTCACTGAGCGTGCAACGAGCCATTGGGGCTATGATCGGCACCCTGTCAGCATTAATGGGAATTGGCGGTGGTACTTTAACGGTACCGACCATGGCATTGTTTAATTATGATATGCGCAAAGCCGTCGGTACGGCCTCTTCATTTGGCTTGGTAATTGCCCTACCGGCAACTATTGGATTTATCTGGGCTGGCTTAGGTGTTGAAAACCGCCCACCATTTAGCCTTGGTTATGTCAGCATTATTGCGGCTTGCTTGATTTTCCCAATTACCGTACTGACAGCTCCTTATGGTGCGAAATTGGCCCATCATATGAATCCGGTACGCCTAAAAAAGGTGTTCGCTTTATTCTTAGGCCTGACCTCAATTCGCATGCTCTGGAGTATCTGGGGATAG
- a CDS encoding NAD(P)/FAD-dependent oxidoreductase, whose amino-acid sequence MSDPIIVIGAGQAAASFIAKLRSEDYQGAITLIGDEQHLPYQRPPLSKKYLLGDMAVERLALRPQSWYEENHITLKTGVRVSQIDREAKAVTLDDGTVLNYSKLMITTGSTPFRLPAVIGGHLPGVYTLRSLHDIDQMASEFKAGRKLLIVGGGYIGLEAAAVAAGLGLEVTVVELAERILQRVASPATSDYFRALHQQHGVTIMESTGLASLQESDGRVSKAIFNDGSELAVDFVITGIGVSPNSQLAKDAGLVIENGIAVDLQSRTSDPDIYAAGDCASFDYHDQRIRLESVQNAVDQAENAALNILGQPVSYQPTPWFWSDQYTIKLQIAGLNLGYTDTVTRPGKREGSQSIWYYKDEQLLAVDAMNDPIAYTMARKILAAGNSIPKSAAIDPAINLKDFT is encoded by the coding sequence ATGTCAGACCCCATTATCGTTATCGGCGCAGGACAAGCCGCCGCCTCGTTCATCGCAAAACTGCGTTCGGAAGATTATCAGGGCGCGATTACTCTGATTGGAGATGAGCAACACCTCCCCTATCAACGACCTCCGCTTTCCAAAAAATACCTGTTGGGCGATATGGCCGTTGAGCGCTTAGCCCTGAGGCCACAAAGTTGGTACGAGGAAAATCATATAACGCTGAAAACAGGTGTTCGCGTTTCCCAAATTGATCGTGAAGCCAAAGCAGTCACGCTTGATGATGGGACTGTACTGAATTATAGCAAACTGATGATTACGACCGGCTCTACACCCTTTCGTCTACCTGCTGTCATTGGAGGCCACTTACCCGGCGTTTACACACTACGAAGCCTGCATGATATTGACCAAATGGCTTCTGAGTTTAAGGCAGGCCGTAAACTATTGATTGTCGGTGGTGGCTATATCGGGCTGGAAGCCGCAGCTGTGGCAGCGGGTTTAGGCTTAGAGGTCACCGTTGTGGAACTCGCTGAGCGCATTTTGCAACGCGTTGCTTCCCCAGCGACGTCTGATTATTTCCGTGCACTACACCAACAGCACGGCGTTACCATTATGGAAAGTACCGGCCTTGCATCACTACAAGAGTCAGATGGTCGTGTGAGTAAGGCCATTTTTAATGATGGCAGCGAATTGGCTGTGGACTTTGTGATTACCGGTATCGGCGTGTCACCAAATAGCCAGTTAGCAAAAGACGCTGGCTTAGTCATTGAGAATGGTATTGCAGTCGACTTGCAAAGCCGCACAAGCGATCCGGATATTTATGCTGCCGGGGATTGTGCCAGTTTTGACTATCACGACCAGCGGATTCGTTTAGAGTCAGTTCAAAATGCAGTCGACCAAGCTGAAAATGCGGCACTCAATATACTCGGTCAACCAGTATCTTATCAGCCAACCCCTTGGTTCTGGTCAGATCAGTATACTATAAAGCTACAAATTGCCGGCCTCAACCTTGGCTATACCGACACCGTTACCCGACCCGGAAAGCGTGAAGGTTCGCAGTCTATTTGGTACTACAAAGATGAGCAATTGCTAGCCGTTGATGCCATGAATGACCCTATTGCTTATACCATGGCTCGCAAAATTCTTGCCGCAGGCAACTCGATACCCAAATCGGCAGCGATAGATCCGGCTATTAACCTGAAAGACTTCACCTAA
- a CDS encoding pteridine reductase, with the protein MNQSTQPLKAKVALITGSARRIGAEIARTLHTAGACVVIHYSTSVTAAEDLISELNAIRPGSCLGYQAELGSVESLRNMISEVILLTGGLDILVNNASSFHPTPMGSITEKDWEQLFDSNLKGPLFLSQAAAPYLKASKGCIINMVDIHAQRPLAKHSVYCAAKAGLVMLTQSLAQELGPEVRVNAVAPGIIIWPETDQNKATQQDLISRTALKREGMPVEIAQTVLFLAQSATYITGQVIAVDGGRTLNQ; encoded by the coding sequence ATGAATCAATCGACACAGCCCCTAAAAGCCAAAGTAGCCTTAATTACTGGGAGTGCCCGGCGTATTGGGGCTGAAATTGCCCGTACATTGCATACGGCTGGTGCTTGCGTAGTTATTCATTACTCGACATCTGTAACCGCTGCTGAAGACCTTATTAGCGAGCTCAATGCCATCCGTCCCGGGTCATGTTTGGGCTACCAAGCCGAGTTGGGAAGTGTGGAATCATTGCGCAATATGATTTCAGAAGTGATTCTATTAACCGGAGGTTTGGATATTTTGGTTAATAATGCCTCTAGTTTCCACCCGACACCGATGGGTAGTATCACTGAGAAAGACTGGGAACAGTTATTTGATAGTAATTTGAAAGGTCCGTTGTTTTTATCACAAGCTGCGGCCCCTTATTTGAAGGCCAGCAAGGGCTGTATTATCAATATGGTGGACATCCATGCGCAGCGCCCGCTAGCTAAGCACAGTGTGTATTGTGCTGCGAAAGCCGGATTGGTGATGTTGACGCAATCTTTAGCACAGGAGCTAGGGCCAGAAGTGCGAGTCAATGCCGTTGCACCGGGCATTATTATTTGGCCAGAAACGGACCAAAATAAAGCGACACAACAAGACTTGATTTCGCGAACGGCATTGAAGCGGGAAGGGATGCCAGTCGAAATCGCACAAACGGTTTTGTTTCTGGCACAAAGTGCGACATACATAACGGGGCAAGTAATTGCAGTGGATGGCGGGCGAACACTTAATCAATAA
- the gspD gene encoding type II secretion system secretin GspD yields the protein MKCELKSYIGGLKGLTLSLAVLFGASSPVSADSFNLNLRDSDLQTLVQMVSTVTGRNFVIDKQVRGQKVTIITGREIDEDELYDLFLSVLQMHALAAIETGNITKIIPANKSKYQPVPVIDEPTGIPEIDKKYVAPEQDALITKVIKVEHVPVAQLVPILRPMVSPTGHLQGYTPSNSILVTDPASNVDKIAMLIRRMDRPDEDEMDVVTLRYASASELVTTINGLQGAAAQKGVQIKYKVSPDTRTNSILVSGSKSGRDSVKDIIRRLDRPKVKTAEVETKVVYLKYALAEDLSKVLSATTTNLVSSEATAKGGAGTQKADVLISADASTNSLIIRAEPEIQKNLLDVVRRLDVRRAQVMVEAVIAEVSEDLSKALGVQLGLYNSGDSTTPLISTNYPSSSFSVASVLSGTLPAGVGMLLGIGGGEAGSTQFGVLMNALSGDSATNILSTPTLVTMDNVEASMVIGQNVPFLTGSSTTTDSVTTPFQTIERQDIGITLKIKPQINAGNSMMLKIDQEVSSLAASNASASDLITNKRSFSTQVMVEDGQLLVLGGLMEDTYRDTLHKVPILGDLPIIGKAFRNTTTTKAKQNLMVFIHPVIMRTGMSGDFYTQQKYSKLIGAQGESNVNSRGLLSQGGAVFPNNPNELLTNSDGYSTGQIQGRAYSTGKTQRQIDLERHARSSQQQANPQVQRYTGNANTAVRPSQPLTVAQRQQIAKRNEQIQRQKNEQQRQAARQAEQNAVEANRQRRLQAQAREKQRLLLLQQRQAAQNGN from the coding sequence ATGAAATGTGAATTAAAGAGCTACATCGGGGGACTTAAGGGTCTAACATTAAGTCTGGCAGTGCTATTTGGGGCTAGTTCACCGGTAAGCGCTGATAGTTTTAACCTGAATTTACGCGACAGTGATCTGCAAACCTTGGTCCAGATGGTTTCAACTGTCACTGGCCGAAACTTTGTGATTGATAAACAAGTTCGCGGGCAAAAAGTGACCATTATTACTGGTCGTGAGATTGATGAGGACGAACTTTACGATTTGTTTTTGTCTGTTCTACAGATGCATGCCTTAGCCGCAATCGAAACCGGCAATATCACCAAGATTATTCCTGCTAATAAGTCAAAATACCAGCCGGTACCTGTTATCGATGAGCCGACGGGCATTCCTGAGATTGACAAAAAATACGTAGCGCCAGAACAAGACGCGTTGATTACCAAGGTAATTAAAGTGGAGCATGTTCCGGTTGCCCAGTTGGTACCTATTTTGCGGCCGATGGTTTCACCAACAGGTCACTTACAAGGCTATACGCCAAGTAACAGTATCTTGGTCACAGACCCCGCTTCCAATGTTGATAAGATCGCCATGTTGATTCGTCGCATGGATCGTCCGGATGAAGATGAGATGGATGTCGTAACCTTGCGTTATGCGTCAGCCTCTGAGTTAGTGACGACTATTAATGGCTTGCAGGGCGCAGCCGCACAAAAGGGCGTGCAGATAAAGTATAAAGTGTCTCCAGACACCCGCACCAACAGTATTTTGGTGAGTGGTAGTAAGTCCGGACGCGATAGCGTTAAAGATATTATTCGTCGCTTAGATCGTCCGAAAGTTAAGACGGCTGAAGTTGAAACCAAAGTGGTCTACTTAAAGTATGCTCTGGCTGAAGATTTATCTAAAGTGCTCTCCGCGACCACGACTAATCTGGTCAGCAGCGAAGCGACAGCTAAAGGCGGAGCAGGCACGCAAAAAGCGGATGTCTTGATCTCTGCGGATGCGTCGACCAACTCCTTGATTATTAGAGCAGAGCCTGAGATACAGAAAAATCTGTTGGATGTGGTTCGTCGCTTAGATGTGCGTCGTGCACAGGTAATGGTTGAGGCTGTGATCGCAGAGGTGTCTGAGGACCTATCTAAAGCCTTGGGTGTACAGCTAGGCCTATACAATAGTGGCGACAGCACAACACCTTTAATCTCAACCAATTATCCAAGTAGCTCTTTTTCGGTTGCTAGCGTGCTTTCTGGTACCTTGCCGGCGGGTGTAGGTATGTTGTTAGGCATTGGTGGTGGAGAAGCGGGTAGTACCCAATTTGGCGTTTTGATGAATGCTTTATCCGGAGACTCAGCTACGAATATTTTGTCGACACCAACATTGGTGACGATGGATAATGTCGAAGCAAGCATGGTGATCGGTCAAAACGTACCGTTTCTTACCGGAAGCTCGACGACGACTGACAGTGTAACTACTCCATTCCAGACGATTGAGCGTCAGGATATTGGTATCACTTTGAAAATTAAGCCGCAAATTAATGCGGGTAACAGCATGATGCTGAAAATTGACCAAGAAGTTTCCAGCTTGGCAGCCAGTAATGCGAGTGCGTCGGATTTGATTACGAACAAGCGCTCATTCTCTACTCAGGTTATGGTGGAAGATGGTCAGTTGCTAGTGTTAGGCGGCTTGATGGAAGATACCTATCGAGATACTTTGCATAAGGTTCCTATCTTAGGGGACTTGCCAATTATCGGTAAAGCATTCCGTAATACGACGACCACCAAAGCCAAGCAAAACCTGATGGTCTTTATTCATCCGGTGATTATGCGGACAGGTATGAGTGGTGATTTCTACACTCAGCAAAAGTACAGTAAGCTGATTGGTGCTCAGGGCGAAAGTAATGTGAATAGCCGCGGACTTCTAAGCCAAGGCGGCGCAGTATTCCCTAATAATCCGAATGAGTTGCTAACTAATAGCGATGGCTACTCTACGGGGCAGATTCAGGGCCGCGCGTATTCGACAGGTAAAACACAACGTCAGATTGACCTGGAGCGTCATGCTCGCAGCTCTCAACAGCAGGCGAACCCTCAAGTCCAGCGCTATACTGGGAACGCTAACACTGCTGTTCGTCCATCGCAGCCATTGACTGTTGCTCAGCGTCAGCAAATTGCCAAGCGCAATGAACAGATTCAACGTCAGAAAAATGAGCAACAACGTCAAGCTGCCAGACAAGCAGAGCAAAATGCCGTGGAAGCAAATCGACAGCGTCGACTGCAGGCTCAGGCACGTGAAAAGCAACGTTTGTTATTGCTGCAGCAACGTCAAGCTGCGCAGAACGGAAACTAA